A genomic region of Corticium candelabrum chromosome 22, ooCorCand1.1, whole genome shotgun sequence contains the following coding sequences:
- the LOC134197001 gene encoding ras-related GTP-binding protein C-like: MSASDYSEEEQYGSYSVVGSFPREYGYGQNDSDDVVTSAVVSESKPRILLMGLRRGGKSSIKNVVFHKMSPNETLFLESTNKIMKDEIENSSFVQFQIWDFPGQIDFLHPSFDADGIFGGAQAVVFVIDSQDDYQEALQKLHLTATKAHSINPNMKCEVFIHKVDGLSDDHKMEVQRDIHQRATEDLADAGYENLHLSFYLTSIYDHSIFEAFSKVVQKLIPQLPTLENLLNILISNSGIEKAFLFDVISKIYIATDSSPVDMQSYEICCDMIDVVIDVSCIYGLQENGKGSAYDSKTASIIKLNNSMILYLREVNRFLALVCLLREDSFEKRGLIDYNFHCFRQAIQEVFEVRRRALTRGK, from the exons ATGAGTGCG TCTGATTATAGCGAAGAAGAACAATATGGCAGCTACAGCGTCGTGGGCTCTTTTCCACGAGAATATGG gtaTGGACAGAACGACTCTGATGACGTCGTGACCAGTGCAGTTGTGTCAGAATCAAAGCCCCGGATACTTCTAATGGGTTTGAGAAG AGGTGGAAAGTCATCTATTAAGAACGTGGTATTTCACAAGATGTCTCCGAATGAGACACTCTTTCTGGAGAGTACGAACAAAATAATGAAGGATG aaatagaaaatagtTCATTTGTACAGTTTCAG ATCTGGGATTTTCCTGGACAAATAGACTTTTTGCATCCATCGTTTGATGCCGATGGTATTTTTGGTGGTGCTCAAgcagttgtgtttgttattgacTCTCAG GACGACTACCAGGAAGCATTGCAGAAACTGCATCTAACGGCTACCAAAGCCCACAGT ATTAATCCGAACATGAAGTGTGAGGTTTTCATACACAAAGTGGATGGTCTTTCAGACGATCACAAAATGG AGGTACAACGGGACATCCATCAACGAGCGACCGAAGACCTGGCGGATGCCGGATACGAGAACTTGCATCTTAGTTTCTATTTGACGAGCATCTATGACCACTCGATATTCGAG GCATTCAGCAAGGTTGTACAGAAACTTATCCCACAACTGCCGACTTTGGAAAATCTATTGAACATTTTGATATCG AATTCTGGGATAGAAAAGGCGTTTTTATTCGATGTAATCAGCAAGATTTACATCGCTACTGACAG TTCACCCGTTGACATGCAGTCGTACGAGATCTGCTGTGACATGATTGATGTGGTCATCGACGTCTCGTGCATTTATGG TCTTCAGGAAAACGGGAAAGGTTCGGCATATGATAGCAAGACGGCGTCGATCATTAAGCTTAACAACAGCATGATACTTTACCTGCGGGAAGTGAACAG GTTTCTTGCTTTGGTCTGTCTGCTTCGTGAGGATAGTTTTGAGAAGAGAGGTTTGATTGACTACAATTTTCACTGCTTTAGACAAGCGATACAAgag GTGTTTGAAGTCAGACGGAGAGCTCTCACTCGTGGCAAATAG